cgacacacacacacacacacacacacacacacacacacacacacacacacacacacacacacacacacacacacacacacacacacacacacacacacacacacacacacacacacacacacacacacacacacacacacacacacacacacacacacacacacacacacacacacacacacacacacacacacacgacactaaAATCACAGGTCTATCTGTTGAACAGCGTACAAGAGAGTACAATGTGCTTAATGATTCTTTGAAAAATGTAACAATGAATCTGTGAATAGTAATCAAGTGTTATGGTTTGGTCACATCTGATTATTTTCCTTTCAATTCTCTTTGGAGCAGACACTGTAGTCGCCACTTTACTAAGGTTAAATTAGTGTGTGGGAATGACTGAGTAAAAATGAGAATTGAGAGACTGAGGATAGGTTTTGATTCTGTACGCACTTCTCAAACCGAACAGGCATGGTGATAACATCTCCGTCTAATATAGGGTGGTTTTCGATGGTATCATTTTTCTGGAGGGCTTCTCTTCTCTGTTGCAGCTCTGACTCAATTTTGTCATAGTATTCCATCATACTATACACCTCACTGATCAACACAAGAACATACGCAAATATAAGTACATCATTTAGCAAACATGTGACCACAAAGtgagcatatacagtatttgaccTGATATGGCAGAATGGAATGGAGTTGGAATGAGCATGAGCAGAACGAGTTTCTAATTTTGAAATGCAGGCCGATTACTTTAGCTTAGTTAAAACCAAACCCATTCACTTTGTGAATAGAGTCTGGATACTCACTCACCTTTCCAACTATAGGCAAGGTGATGGGCGTAGACAAAACATTAACTTTGAAAACATTGGTCCAGcgtaaccaatcacattgatcagggattcctAGCGTTACTTGCTACTTTGTTtgaactttacaaactgacaataaacagcattgacagtcaggaaacaatatATGTGGGCCTACCTTTCTGTAAATAAATCTACACCTCCTTCCGACGGCAATTTTTGACGTTTGCAGGCGTTGCTACTACCACTTACCACAGCCACTTTAAATTTCGAAGCTATAGCATCATACCCTCTGCTGATTGGGCAGGTTATCTGCCGATGGAgatggtgttccagactagtatcTCCCTGAACGGAGATCTACAGTAGGTGAGCGTGGCCAAGCTACCATTACTTcaaaaaacattgaaaatatTGATTTTTCATTGGTTGATTTTTGGTGTTTAATGAAAGAAGAGGCATTCAGAATTCATTTCCCTACGTTTCAGAGTCAAGATATGAATGTAAAGTTTAAAATACCAATACCATTCAAGTGGGCAAATCCTACCTGTCTTACCTGCCTGTAACCTGTAACTTCAAAAATGATTTTCTCCGTTTTTCAGTTGGAAAAAGATGGTGGGAGACCATAATTCAAAATGCTGTATCTGGACAACAATTCAAGAAATGATATGATATCATAAAGCTTTTTGTGTCCTCTGTCCATTCATACCAAAACCTGAATTTTGCCTCATGATGACTCATTTTGCCAGAtcaggtcacatactgtatgtgtgatgcaGGAAAGTGAGCAAATAAGACAGAAGTAGATTGGGAGGTTCTATACAGTACCAGATCTCCTTAGTGGTTTGCGCAGCATGCAGCTGTTTGCCCATGGGTGACTCTACTCTGTCTCTCAGCATCTGGCACAGACAGTACTTGCTGTTGAAAGCATTATTGTCATAACGAACTGCCTAAAATCAGAAACAACACATTGCATTAGGTCTTTAACATGTGCTATATATATCCCAAGTAGTTCATTCAAATGTACTATTCCCCGATAGACTACTGATGTATAGAAACTTGAGGGGTGTTATATGAATATTGTTATATTGGAATATTGGTTCAATAATAATAGAATTATTGAACCACTATTCCAAGACAGTTCAGTTGACAGTAGTGGTCTAGATGGCCCAGAGGACACTTGAATATGTAACTCACATATTTAATGTATTCCTTCATGACCTCATCAACAGATAGGATCCCCTTGCTGCAAAAGATGGAGGGATTCCACATGGCAGCACGGGCGAGCATCACTGAGCATGCCCCGGTGGCCTCACGGAACTTTGTGATGTCTGAATGGGTCTTCACCAAATCAAGAGAGCCACCACTACAAGGCCAAGGACAGAGAGCAGTCTGAGACACACTGGTCAACtaagcaaaacaaacagaggCAGTGAAGAGGTCAGTGCTGGACTCACTTAGCGATGACCGGTATGGACACCACCTTAGCCACTGCCTGGATGTAGTCACAGTGAACAGGATGCTGAGGTCTCTCTTCTTTCAATCTGGTCGATGATGTACAGTGATGAAAGTGTTTAATGACATCAACAGAAGCTAATTGTATCATTCCAAAAATGACATTCACAGTCTACATTCACATAGCCATTTTAACAGTTAAGTAATCTGCCGTTTCAAACACATCAATCCAAACATTTAACTGCAtaagtatacatactgtatgtattttgaTATAATTGTTGTAATTTTTGTGCAAAAACACTTTCTTTTCAGGCCTGAATAACTACTTTTTCCAGTTCTGGTAAACCCATCACCTCTCTACCCAAACCACTTATTACGTTGGCCTTGTTCAAAGGTAGCCTGGTCAAAGATCCCTCATTTCTATCAAGACACGGTAATGCAACTCGTTACTATGGGAGAAAGACGGGCTACGCTTTAATCCTctctagcctggtcctaccatactctcgtacattcacaATGTACAGAAAGTCTGGCCACTTTCGCAAGAACTTTCTTGAATGCGGGTACTCTGTTGATGTTgaactattggatctgcccagagccactcagatccgCCATAACCAaacgctaacgtttggtcgtgacgtgacatgctcaaaGTAGCGCATGACCTCAACGTCATctttctcagctactccctctgttcaccgattggacctgcacatttttgtcttgagaaaacccgcgaatataccgcagacccagacgacatactgaagggaaatgaaaactgagcAGAAGTACATGTACGTAGGAACACGGAGCCAGGCTACTTCAAAGGTGCACATTCTACTAAATATATTACATCAGTGATAATTGTGAATACAAAAAGCACAAGCAAGCAGATGCAGACACAGAGGGATTATCACATTACCTGCCATGCACAGCTAAGGCAGACACTCCAGTTTGTTCTATTcttttcaccagttttacagtATCTTCCAGCTGAAAGATATTTCAGAAATCAAAATATTCTGTATGAAAACCAAACATTCTCATCAAACCAacttaaaattcaagtgtaagGGTCATTACAAAGATACTCACCGATGGGAGAACTCTGATTTTGCATGTCACAGGCTTTGATAGGCCATTTACAAGTGTGGTCAAAATCTTCAAATACAAGAGAAATGTTAATGGCAGACACAGGACCAACATACCGGACAGGAAAGAAATCAGAAATGATATGCAACTGAAATTCAGTAACCAGTACAGCCTTGGCCTCAAGCCTAAATTGGAGAAAATTCTTAAGTGGGACTTACGGCCTCTATTTTGTCCGggtcagagagaagagcagCTCCCATTCCACCCTGTGTGAGCAAAAGATACGAGTCAACACTTACGGATCTCCTCAGGATGTAGCGTTGAGTAAACATGCTTGACAAGTCTAACCTATACCTATATACTTATTATACTAATTATTAAAGCAGATGATACAGGGACTATTCCAACTAGCTGCACAGCAATCATCTATGATACATCATTGCAGATGTCTAATTATAACAAAAATACATGAGCTATTGTTTATTGATTCCCATTTACTGGTCAGCTTAATTATTGTAAATAAACCTGACAGCTGAGTAATGCTTACCTTAGTAGAGTACTCTTTAGGACAGCCCATATTGACATCAATGGCAGCAACATCATCTTGCCTGCATCATTGACACAAATGTAAAGCGATCCAAAGAGGTCAGAAAATGAGCACTGGATGTGTAGgctatggggggagggggttcaATGGTGTCTTCAAACTTTAAAACCCCCATGATGCAGTCACCCGTGCCATTGCAAGACTAAACAGGCCAGTAGTATCCATAAACTGATATTTAGTCAGTAGCATTGAGATAAGAAGGCCCTTTACATCACAGTGCCGGTCTGCCGAGGTCTTCCAATGTCTATGATCTATCTACAGCCTCTCCGAGCACCACCAGTATATTCATGAATAATAGTAATACTTAAAGTGCAACGCTACAAAAAATAGTCCTGTTTAAAAATGTTGAACTTACACAAGTTTGGCAACAGTCAAAGCTCTCTGTGGATCTGCTGTTCCCTTCGGGGGAAAAGATTGGATTATTTTAATACAAAATACTTGTAAACCACACATGATGTGTGATACTATGCAACAAACATGAATATTTACCATCTGAAAGACTATCCTGTCCTTTTCACGGCTGCATGTCCTGAACATGACTCGGTCATCTGGAGCAACAAAATCCACAGTGTCCAACACCTCTGCCAGTCACATAAAAGAGAATGGAGAAAACATTACAATAGTCAACCCGAAAGAGCCGGAGGACACTGAACACAGTTCAGCATTTGCACACATTCTCTTAGAGCCTTAAGTGAACTAACCATGAACTAACCAAGCCCATACATACCATTAACAACTCGCTTGCACTGGGCCATTTTTATATCTATTAGctcctgtgaaaacaaaatgtaaatgtaatatgAATAATCGTGGCATCAAGCAATCATCAGCACCTAATATGACACAAAACAATGGCGCTGGAGACTGATTCCTACCTCGCAATACACAATATCAGCACCGTAGTCCAGTGCTAACAGTCTCATGGGTAATGTGCCAACACGAACCATCGGGGCAAGTGCTGTTTTATTGCGAAAGGACAGCTTTGTTGTCTCAGCCATGATTGGTAGCctttcaaaatacaaaacaggATTTCATATAGCATTGCTTAAGAGTGGTCTAAGATCGAAGTGCATAACGTTATTCGCATCCAGCTGATGTGCCAAAGAGACAACTTGTAAAGATGTAAAGGTAAGTAAGTTACTGATGTCAAGATCATAGACTGGGGGATCATGATATTACCAGCAACATCAAACTAACACCATAGCCTCACTCAATATACCAAGACTAAGCACACTGTTTTTGTTTAATAGGCTAGCATTGATAAATACTTACCTGGTCCTTCAATAAAACACAGAATCTGCTAACGACAGAAATCACTTTATACGCCAGATGATGGCAACATTGCTAAATATCTTTAGCCTTGTTTGGAAATAGTAATTTATTAGATAGCGTTAGGCTACTAGCCTATATATTGAACTGTAGAACGAATTACAAGAATACGAACATTGTTTATTTAGTGAGAACTAATAGGTTTAAGTTTAATTTTACAATATGTCTCTCACTAGAGAAAAAATACCTTTTATTCAGGTTCTCATCCGGCTCCATGCAGAAACAACTCAACACATGTGTTGGTTCAACACTCTACTTCCTGTTCTTGTATACGTCACCAAAGATAAATACCACCGACTATCAGTACCACTGTCAGGCTGTAGTTGGTAAGAATCATCCGGTTGCCTCCTGCTGGCCAATAGGTGGAATTGTATTATGGGCGTCCATTTACAGGAGAACGTATCTCTGAGGAAAAGTGACATTTGCCAGACATGTGTGGCCtactatttatttaatatggCCAATAATCTTGCAGAGACAGTGGTGCCCACTACTGAGCGCATCTCTAggactcctctcccctccctgtaGACATCAGCCGATGCAAAAATAGAGCCATTAAAACTGAAAGGACTCTACCCATCCCAGTAGCCTTAACTGCATGTTCAGGTTGTTGAAATCGGGCAAGCATttctgtagtttgatggaaaGAGATTATGGAAGAGCTGTTTCCCTCAGGCCATTAGACTCCTCTATATGGCCTGCCACTCTTATGAATACATTGGACTCAACTGATGTAGCGGTCCCAACTGCCATGTGCAATCTAGCCTTTAttttaggcctaggcctacccatttttattttatacattttattgttacaattattatattttataaGCTATATAGATTCATATCTTTTCATAGTTGTAATGTAATTATTATTAACTAGGCTATTGCTTATAAtctttttatattatttttctttttacagtcATAGAGGTAGGATTTCACCTGCATACACTGTTATaactgtgtactgtacgtgatgAATCTGAATAATGGTTGAGTTGGTTGAATCCTTTCATGCAGTTTCCTTCGGGGGATTGGTATGACCTACAAAGTAGCCAGGCTTACCCTTGTGTAGAAAGGTTCGCTCTCTTCATCCATATTCATGACCATTAAATAGATACCCCCTTATTtgatctatctacctacctatcaACCTTATTGTGGCTGTGATCTCTtcagcaacaaacaaacaaattattctgaatattgtgaTTGAATTAAATACCAGATATGAAGAATGAGGGAAATGAAGATACAGTAGCAGAAGAACGGCAGAAGAGCTGGCTCATGTGCAGAGTTGCATGAAGATACAGGAAATTGTAACTGAGTCTCAAGTTCTCTGAGGTAAAGTGTAGATGGAATAGAGCCCCATTTATGGTTCCCTGGCTGGATGTGCTTGCAAGACATTTTGTGAATTACAAGTAGCTTCAATGGATTTGGGAAGCTCAGAATAAGAGTCAAGGAAAACTGACATAAGAAGATAAATGAGCACTGAGACAAACATGAATTTACTTCAAACTGAAGGCATTGCACAATTCCAAGAGTTCAGTGTGATTTTAAGGCAAATTCTTTGTTGCAATAAAACACAGGTCACAAGTCAAGGAAAAGATGCATCAAATTCATCAGAATACTCATGCAGATGCAGCAGCCAGTACTAACAAGTAATGATATCAGCAATAATAATATACTTTGAGTGTAGAGAGGTCTGTGTGTAAAATCATCACATTATATTAATCTCACTCAAAAATACATTGTACAGGTTACACTGCATACAGCATCACCAAAAGGAGACTGTCCACTGTACCTCTGTGACGTCCACATAATCCAGAATTTGAGACAAAAGTAAGACATGTACTTAAACTTCCCAACAATAAGGAATTTCATGATGCTGAATTTAGTTCACCCTAATCCTTTCATGATACTTAATTAATAATCCAGTAATTTGTTACTGTCTTTTGATTTCATGGTGCAAATGAAGACCACTGACAGTATTGTTTGAAAGGCAGGATTTAAGAGGAAGCCTTATTTGGAAGCAGAGCGGTTTCTTTCATAAGGACAGTGGAGAGACTCTTGGAAATCATTCAGTGCTCCTCAAGATTACTCACACTTTATACCTGAGGCTGAACACCACGCGTGTGCTAATGATCAGTTTGTCATACTAAACCCtttgctcaaaaaaaaaaacctctcacaAAACTATGAGCAAAATAGCAGGACTCTTCGTATAGCTTTAGTTAATTCACTGTATATTGTGAAACATGTTGACCTGAGCCAAAGGACAAAGTGCCAAAGAtagaaaataaatgttacaAAGATTACTTCGAAAGCAGAGTAGGCTACGTATTCCCCTAGAATGTGTGGGATGGTAAtcagtctgtttgtttgttatctaTTGTGCACTGTAACTAAAAATAATAAACCAAGGGAAATGAAGTTAAACCAAGGGAAGTATGGGGATGATACCCCATACTTCAACATCTAACTGTTAGGGAGTTCCTTTGCTCCTCTAATGTCCTATATTAATTACCCAGAAATCCAATCTCCTGAGAGTTCTTCACGACAGGCAGCATGTGATCATGGACCAACCTAAGAATGTGCAATTCAAAATTACACTGGGTGTGCTGTAGGCTATTCCCtattaaagaaaacaaacattttactTTTGCCAAAGATGACACATGCTCTTGTGCTTGTGGAAGTGTGACAGAAGTCTAGGGCTGGTTTCTAATGGCTGTATACACCACACAGGGAGAAGCAGGCTTATAAAGTCTTTGGATTCACAGAGACATCTGACTGAACAAAGAATAGTGAAGTTCCTGTTTTGCATTTGAGATGCTGCTGCATTTTTTATACATGTAGTATAGAGATGTAtggtgcatgagagagagagtgtgtgggtgtatgtttgAAGATGGCATCCTGTCATGTTAAATAAATGAAGTTCCTCCATTCCACTGTGTGAGttatttttttcctggttaCCAGGGCTCGCTCAGCTTTTAAAAGAGCATCAAGAAGCCCAAGAGATTATAAATGTGCATTCTCACAGACCATGTCCTAAAGGAAGACTCACAATGAATGGCTTCCTTGGATAAAacaattatatatattttatgatgacCAATATTCTTAATGATCTTAATAATCTTTGATATCTCCAGGCAGTCTGAAATTATCTAAATATATACAGTTTGTGATGTAATtatttgtgtcatttttttcaTCTCTGTAAAATACAAGCACAAATTGTACTGCAGAACAGGATTTACTTGCGCTAGAAGTAATGGCAGTGAAATGTGTTTGGTAATAATTGTATAAATGTAAATACACCGTCAGCATTTAACTCTCTTCTTAAGTCACAATTAGGTGGATAAAACAAGGACACTGCAGAAAACTGTAGGCTTCTCAATCGGATTGGTTGCCTGTGGTCCGTCTCAAAGACACGGCAAATCTCTGACCGTCTGCATGTATTACCATGTGACCATTGCTGATTATTACATATACAAAGACAAAATGGCTCAGTTTCTGTCTTCTTAAAAATGTCTTTCTGGCCTCGGCATCattaaaatatactgtatttaaatgGAATATGAAGTTCTGCCTCAAGAGAGAGCGTGCTGAGCAAAGTACTCAACTCCAACACTTGCAACTGAGAATCTCATGGATGAGCAAAAGCATACAACATATTGACACAGAACCATAACATGAAGTTCTTCTCATTACTTTGAATGAAGAAGGCAAGAAACATATAACAGCATATGCATATGTTAAGACAATAAAAATCATATAAAATGATATTGTGGTCATGTTTTTGACAGCTGGGCCCTGGACACACAGTCACCATATCCTTTTAAGCAGCGTCAGTGAGTGTGCTGAGGATAAGGCTGTCCAGACGGTGAAGAAGATGCCCCCATGTTGAGGCATTTAGGTATGGACTAGGAGCTACAGTTGGTCTCACAGACACAATGTCAGTGTGACATGTTTCAGTGGAGGGAGAACTCGGTCTGAGATGACACTGCATGCGCATCACATTTAACATGCCTATTTTCACACAGAAAGAACTCAAAAGGTTTCCGCTCTCCTGGCAGCTTCAGTCTCTGGGCTGACATATTTATAACCTCTGAAAAAACACGTCTTATCGCATGAAAAAGTATAAAATTAACCATCAGTAGAAATCAGTACAAttgtaaacatttttttctcaagAGAGATTTGTGACAACAGTGTGATGTCATTTGAATGCAGAGGAGCTATGGAAGATCAAAAAAGAAATTTCACATCTTTTCCATTGCAGGAAGCCTTAAGATCACACCCCTGGAAAACATTTCTATTTCCCTGGTCTGGCAACTTGGTAAACATCTTCAAATTTCAGGATGCTACTAAGAGCTTGAGTCCTCTGATCAATGTAAAAATGCCTTTGTTAGTCCAAAGCatcgggacagagagagagtggtgagatTGTCTTTGTGACCTTAGATCTGGGTCTGCATGGGTACTGATGGGGGTTTGGAGGTGTAGGACTGGGGCGGAGGCTGTGGCTTGATGCCTCTGGTTCTCATGTAGTGCAGAAACTGGTCAGGGATTTCAGCCAGGACGTCTTTGGCCAGACGAGCCATACTCAAGATGTGGTTGCCCCTGGGATCGATGTAATCCCTAAATGGCACGAACTAGATAGGACAAAAAAAGCATGAAATACAGAATAATTATATTATAATAAGCCATGTACCTCATGAAATGAATCTAATTGTATAATGAAAATAATTGTCACCTTGGCCTAAAATTTGACCAAAAATGCCATTTTTCCAATTTATTGTTGTTCTTTGTGAGAAATAGACTATCCTAATACAATGTAACAAATACAATTCAGACACTAAATTTGAATATAAAATGCACTACAGTTTAAATGCTGCATGTCATGACTGACATTTTAATATAAAAAGTTATAGCCATATATTGGCTAAATGAGTAGCAAATGACAGCAATTGGTTGAAAGGAGCGCTCAGAGACAACTGTACTATTTACCATAACAATGCATCCCTAATATAAAAATCAAATGCAATATTAAAATGTACAATACACTCAGTTACAATTTCAGTTTTAGAACTAATAATTAAAAATCAGAGTCAATAATATAAAAATAGAGTCCATGTTTGTGATAATCCTTAATGTAGTATTGCAGCAAGAGCACACTTGCTTTTGACCTGTGCCCtctttatactgtagatcaccaCACAGTTTTGTTTTGATAACATGAAAGCTTTGTCGGTGTGTCATCGGTACATATAGTGATATTTGCATTGTTGGATAGGAAAGAGTTAAGGAAGGTGGGGTTGAGAGAAAACCTGAACAATGTCCCTCTCCGCAAATCTTCCTCTGGATGAAATTCTCACTTCATCTCCATCCAGCTCAATCATTTCTGAGGGAAAGAAATGATTACATCATCTCTCAAATTCATACCCAGTTCCTGTAAATCCGTctaaaaaaacactaaaatgtTCTGGTTATTATAGTCCAGTGGTCCTTTAAACAGATTTGTTTAAGAGAATAAAGAGAATAGAATAAAGTCTAAAATAAGACAAATAAAACATGTCTATATACTGGTCACTGTAGTGCTGTTAACCTCATCACTCGC
This sequence is a window from Sardina pilchardus chromosome 10, fSarPil1.1, whole genome shotgun sequence. Protein-coding genes within it:
- the dus2 gene encoding tRNA-dihydrouridine(20) synthase [NAD(P)+]-like — protein: MEPDENLNKRLPIMAETTKLSFRNKTALAPMVRVGTLPMRLLALDYGADIVYCEELIDIKMAQCKRVVNEVLDTVDFVAPDDRVMFRTCSREKDRIVFQMGTADPQRALTVAKLVQDDVAAIDVNMGCPKEYSTKGGMGAALLSDPDKIEAILTTLVNGLSKPVTCKIRVLPSLEDTVKLVKRIEQTGVSALAVHGRLKEERPQHPVHCDYIQAVAKVVSIPVIANGGSLDLVKTHSDITKFREATGACSVMLARAAMWNPSIFCSKGILSVDEVMKEYIKYAVRYDNNAFNSKYCLCQMLRDRVESPMGKQLHAAQTTKEICEVYSMMEYYDKIESELQQRREALQKNDTIENHPILDGDVITMPVRFEKREYPPQITPKMYLLEWSRREKLEQPVYEMVQRSQDRAFQSTVIVAEKKYRSTLWEKSKKFAEQAAAVVCLRVLGVPEGRVGEDSCELISKRKREENKNGEFQPEDSPAPELDGRKRLITQSPQKAEEPTNRTTKEAVMNGSHVNQTAS